In the Rhea pennata isolate bPtePen1 chromosome 25, bPtePen1.pri, whole genome shotgun sequence genome, one interval contains:
- the LOC134150867 gene encoding inositol 1,4,5-triphosphate receptor associated 2-like isoform X1 — protein MKRFPEALLGKGEQESRRLAQGHLERQWQRESCHSSPEPRSREQQVELPRLLAPPDEGRMSELQQGSEGASAGSEQGAEHIQEVPGAERQELAVHTGDSDRTEEDTEILEDPLLNFPAELSVLERLGLHRAALTEQDVEAAFAHLALAFSCDMFTLRQRVEVEKRARDAAEENIQEELGQCRAALERLGLSCTAVDSKEMLEQLQHNLAVLAAAIERATSAAEKLGAIHQEVRMSRAAEVMVRHVENLKRHHVREHAELEEMKRLIQQNSRNRQLAETQDDAVLRLRPHPLMRNFQQVSTRRRVSIAVIPKQHLPGSSLDGRAELAREGALQQPSTQRSKPELRRRSTVTGEPMVEWDSRGLESEEPEQPELTSKVSLKELSWFFLPQHYGILIWLLLLGLVFLFLIPVLELQKLQPTASPKA, from the exons ATGAAACGGTTTCCAGAAGCTTTGCTtggaaaaggggaacaggaGTCCCGGAGACTTGCCCAAGGGCACTTGGAGAGGCAGTGGCAGAGGGAGAGCTGCCACTCAAGCCCTGAGCCTCGGAG cagggagcagcaggtAGAGCTGCCCAGGCTCCTGGCACCTCCGGATGAAG GGAGGATGAGCGAACTGCAGCAGGGCTCGGAGGGGGCTTCGGCTGGGAGCGAGCAGGGCGCAGAGCACATCCAAGAG gTGCCAGGCGCAGAGAGACAGGAGCTGGCTGTGCACACTGGGGACAGTGACAGGACGGAGGAAG ATACAGAAATCCTAGAGGACCCACTGTTGAATTTTCCTGCAGAGCTCTCAGTGCTGGAGAGACTGGGCCTGCACAG AGCGGCTTTGACGGAGCAGGATGTGGAG gcAGCCTTTGCTCACCTGGCCCTGGCTTTTAGCTGCGACATGTTCACCCTGCGACAACGGGTCGAGGTGGAGAAGCGGGCACGGGATGCGGCGGAAGAAAAcatccaggaggagctggggcAGTGCCGGGCCGCCCTGGAG AGACTGGGCCTGTCCTGCACGGCTGTGGACAGCAAGGAGATGCTGGAGCAGTTACAACACAACTtggcagtgctggcagcagctaTCGAGCGAGCAACCAGTGCAGCAGAAAAGCTGGGGGCCATCCACCAG GAGGTCCGGATGAGCCGAGCAGCAGAGGTGATGGTCCGGCATGTGGAGAACCTGAAACGGCATCACGTGCGGGAGCATGCGGAGCTGGAGGAGATGAAGCGGCTCATCCAGCAAAACTCTCGCAACCGGCAGCTGGCGGAGACTCAGG ATGACGCAGTGCTGCGGCTGAGGCCTCACCCCCTGATGCGCAATTTCCAGCAG GTGTCGACCCGCCGGAGGGTCAGCATCGCCGTCATTCCCAAGCAGCACTTG CCAGGTAGCAGCCTGGATGGCCGAGCAGAGCTGGCAAGAGAGGGGGCCTTGCAGCAACCCAGCACGCAGAG GAGCAAGCCAGAGCTGCGGAGAAGGAGCACCGTGACGGGGGAGCCCATGGTAGAGTGGGACAGCAGGGGCTTGGAGAGCGAGGAGCCGGAGCAGCCTGAGCTCAC GTCCAAGGTGTCCCTGAAGGAGCTGTCGTGGTTCTTCCTCCCACAGCACTATGGCATTTTAATTTGGCTGCTTCTCCTGGGCCTTGtgttcctcttcctcatccctgtcctggagctgcagaagctgCAACCCACAGCATCGCCCAAGGCCTAG
- the LOC134150867 gene encoding inositol 1,4,5-triphosphate receptor associated 2-like isoform X2, giving the protein MKRFPEALLGKGEQESRRLAQGHLERQWQRESCHSSPEPRSREQQVELPRLLAPPDEGRMSELQQGSEGASAGSEQGAEHIQEVPGAERQELAVHTGDSDRTEEDTEILEDPLLNFPAELSVLERLGLHRAALTEQDVEAAFAHLALAFSCDMFTLRQRVEVEKRARDAAEENIQEELGQCRAALERLGLSCTAVDSKEMLEQLQHNLAVLAAAIERATSAAEKLGAIHQEVRMSRAAEVMVRHVENLKRHHVREHAELEEMKRLIQQNSRNRQLAETQDDAVLRLRPHPLMRNFQQVSTRRRVSIAVIPKQHLPGSSLDGRAELAREGALQQPSTQRSKPELRRRSTVTGEPMVEWDSRGLESEEPEQPELTTMAF; this is encoded by the exons ATGAAACGGTTTCCAGAAGCTTTGCTtggaaaaggggaacaggaGTCCCGGAGACTTGCCCAAGGGCACTTGGAGAGGCAGTGGCAGAGGGAGAGCTGCCACTCAAGCCCTGAGCCTCGGAG cagggagcagcaggtAGAGCTGCCCAGGCTCCTGGCACCTCCGGATGAAG GGAGGATGAGCGAACTGCAGCAGGGCTCGGAGGGGGCTTCGGCTGGGAGCGAGCAGGGCGCAGAGCACATCCAAGAG gTGCCAGGCGCAGAGAGACAGGAGCTGGCTGTGCACACTGGGGACAGTGACAGGACGGAGGAAG ATACAGAAATCCTAGAGGACCCACTGTTGAATTTTCCTGCAGAGCTCTCAGTGCTGGAGAGACTGGGCCTGCACAG AGCGGCTTTGACGGAGCAGGATGTGGAG gcAGCCTTTGCTCACCTGGCCCTGGCTTTTAGCTGCGACATGTTCACCCTGCGACAACGGGTCGAGGTGGAGAAGCGGGCACGGGATGCGGCGGAAGAAAAcatccaggaggagctggggcAGTGCCGGGCCGCCCTGGAG AGACTGGGCCTGTCCTGCACGGCTGTGGACAGCAAGGAGATGCTGGAGCAGTTACAACACAACTtggcagtgctggcagcagctaTCGAGCGAGCAACCAGTGCAGCAGAAAAGCTGGGGGCCATCCACCAG GAGGTCCGGATGAGCCGAGCAGCAGAGGTGATGGTCCGGCATGTGGAGAACCTGAAACGGCATCACGTGCGGGAGCATGCGGAGCTGGAGGAGATGAAGCGGCTCATCCAGCAAAACTCTCGCAACCGGCAGCTGGCGGAGACTCAGG ATGACGCAGTGCTGCGGCTGAGGCCTCACCCCCTGATGCGCAATTTCCAGCAG GTGTCGACCCGCCGGAGGGTCAGCATCGCCGTCATTCCCAAGCAGCACTTG CCAGGTAGCAGCCTGGATGGCCGAGCAGAGCTGGCAAGAGAGGGGGCCTTGCAGCAACCCAGCACGCAGAG GAGCAAGCCAGAGCTGCGGAGAAGGAGCACCGTGACGGGGGAGCCCATGGTAGAGTGGGACAGCAGGGGCTTGGAGAGCGAGGAGCCGGAGCAGCCTGAGCTCAC CACTATGGCATTTTAA
- the FANCE gene encoding Fanconi anemia group E protein isoform X1, giving the protein MERPCPPWLKRFDKASRLLLHALATGSSGALAAFRALQRGQAGEGPGQAFSWQAFTAALCSEEPTLEGLEKTLAVKPLLLLLPVVCQRNLFSLLHVVQAVVPRDCLSRLLQAVTQHPGVDPWVQTLGDLLRQGLREEERSLSPAALTDGCQQQLRCLCQKIAGNAQSKPEGQRRLNWCISKGPTPTEDTAGSVFQDGKRKKASEKILELKEERHGKRLVLEEAGFDLYLPGPLEELPAESSGDRPAQSPVGSALESSQQDTAVEPSKARQSSQAELAAEVQTFLQMHGPRLKRLLQVESSHSELSIPPELRILNDCSPGQLEGLCSFLQLSTCPEHLLVRFCTWLLALTPDLSYTSAAILAEQLFLARVLALTQPPSRHLMAALASFCSKYAQPFCRVVVAPILQGPREGPEQTKLVCELVEECLEPEYVRLVLSQVLEVPLSERLLPVVQSVLGRQEVLPSELFDLLVLTLCQHAPAFATSLNYAKLMMAVLTLYQSHVTAAHRGRLSAALGQSNAALKKSLQAVLEEAPPR; this is encoded by the exons ATGGAGCGCCCGTGCCCGCCTTGGCTGAAGAGGTTCGACAAGGCATCCCGCCTCCTGCTCCACGCGCTCGCAACCGGCTCGTCCGGGGCTCTGGCCGCTTTCCGAGCGCTGCAGCGTGGCCAGGCTGGCGAGGGACCGGGGCAAGCGTTTTCCTGGCAGGCTTTCACGGCAGCCCTGTGCTCAGAGGAGCCCACGCTGGAGGGGCTTGAGAAGACCCTGGCTGT caagccgctgctgctgcttctccctgtTGTGTGTCAGAGAAAcctcttctctctgctgcaTGTGGTACAAGCTGTGGTGCCGCGGGATTGCCTCAGCCGGCTGCTTCAGGCCGTGACACAGCACCCTGGTGTGGATCCTTGGGTGCAAACGCTGGGAGATCTGCTCCGGCAGGGgctgagggaagaggagaggtcCCTGTCCCCCGCTGCCCTGACGGATGGGTGCCAACAGCAGCTTAGATGCCTGTGCCAGAAAATTGCGGGCAATGCCCAGAGCAAACCAGAGGGGCAAAGGAGACTGAACTGGTGCATCAGCAAAGGGCCTACCCCCACCGAGGACACGGCTGGCTCCGTGTTTCAAGATGGGAAACGCAAGAAAGCGTCAGAAAAGATTCTGGAGTTGAAAGAGGAGAGGCATGGCAAAAGGTTGGTGCTAGAAGAGGCTGGATTTGACCTGTACCTCCCAGGACCCCTAGAGGAGTTGCCTGCGGAGTCATCGGGGGACAGACCTGCTCAGAGCCCAGTTGGGTCTGCTCTGGAAAGCTCCCAGCAGGATACAGCCGTGGAGCCGAGCAAGGCCAGGCAGAGCTCgcaggcagagctggcagcGGAGGTCCAGACCTTTCTCCAG ATGCATGGGCCAAGGCTGAAAAGGCTGCTGCAGGTGGAGTCCAGT CACTCCGAGCTGAGCATCCCGCCCGAGCTGCGTATCCTGAACGACTGCTCTCCTGGCCAG CTTGAGGGGCTGTGctcctttctgcagctttccACTTGCCCAGAGCATCTCCTGGTACGTTTCTGCACGTGGCTGCTGGCTCTCACCCCTGATCTCAGCTACACCAGCGCAGCCAtcctggcagagcagctcttccTCGCACGA GTCCTGGCGCTCACCCAGCCGCCTTCCCGCCACCTCATGGCTGCCCTGGCTTCGTTCTGCTCCAAGTACGCGCAGCCCTTCTGCCGAGTCGTGGTGGCTCCGATCCTGCAGGGACCCAGAGAAG GCCCTGAGCAGACCAAGCTGGTGTGTGAGCTTGTGGAGGAGTGCCTGGAGCCGGAGTATGTGCGACTGGTGCTGAG CCAGGTCCTGGAGGTGCCTTTGTCGGAGAGGCTCCTGCCAGTTGTGCAGTCCGTGCTGGGGAGGCAG GAGGTGCTGCCCTCTGAACTCTTCGATCTCCTGGTCCTTACTCTGTGCCAGCATGCCCCAGCCTTTGCCACATCGCTGAATTATGCCAAGCTGATGATGGCTGTGCTCACCTTGTACCAAAGTCAT gTCACGGCAGCCCATCGGGGCCGTCTGTCTGCAGCTCTGGGTCAGAGCAATGCGGCGCTGAAGAAATCACTGCAGGCTGTGCTGGAAGAAGCACCTCCCAg GTGA
- the FANCE gene encoding Fanconi anemia group E protein isoform X2, with translation MERPCPPWLKRFDKASRLLLHALATGSSGALAAFRALQRGQAGEGPGQAFSWQAFTAALCSEEPTLEGLEKTLAVKPLLLLLPVVCQRNLFSLLHVVQAVVPRDCLSRLLQAVTQHPGVDPWVQTLGDLLRQGLREEERSLSPAALTDGCQQQLRCLCQKIAGNAQSKPEGQRRLNWCISKGPTPTEDTAGSVFQDGKRKKASEKILELKEERHGKRLVLEEAGFDLYLPGPLEELPAESSGDRPAQSPVGSALESSQQDTAVEPSKARQSSQAELAAEVQTFLQMHGPRLKRLLQVESSHSELSIPPELRILNDCSPGQLEGLCSFLQLSTCPEHLLVRFCTWLLALTPDLSYTSAAILAEQLFLARVLALTQPPSRHLMAALASFCSKYAQPFCRVVVAPILQGPREGPEQTKLVCELVEECLEPEYVRLVLRRCCPLNSSISWSLLCASMPQPLPHR, from the exons ATGGAGCGCCCGTGCCCGCCTTGGCTGAAGAGGTTCGACAAGGCATCCCGCCTCCTGCTCCACGCGCTCGCAACCGGCTCGTCCGGGGCTCTGGCCGCTTTCCGAGCGCTGCAGCGTGGCCAGGCTGGCGAGGGACCGGGGCAAGCGTTTTCCTGGCAGGCTTTCACGGCAGCCCTGTGCTCAGAGGAGCCCACGCTGGAGGGGCTTGAGAAGACCCTGGCTGT caagccgctgctgctgcttctccctgtTGTGTGTCAGAGAAAcctcttctctctgctgcaTGTGGTACAAGCTGTGGTGCCGCGGGATTGCCTCAGCCGGCTGCTTCAGGCCGTGACACAGCACCCTGGTGTGGATCCTTGGGTGCAAACGCTGGGAGATCTGCTCCGGCAGGGgctgagggaagaggagaggtcCCTGTCCCCCGCTGCCCTGACGGATGGGTGCCAACAGCAGCTTAGATGCCTGTGCCAGAAAATTGCGGGCAATGCCCAGAGCAAACCAGAGGGGCAAAGGAGACTGAACTGGTGCATCAGCAAAGGGCCTACCCCCACCGAGGACACGGCTGGCTCCGTGTTTCAAGATGGGAAACGCAAGAAAGCGTCAGAAAAGATTCTGGAGTTGAAAGAGGAGAGGCATGGCAAAAGGTTGGTGCTAGAAGAGGCTGGATTTGACCTGTACCTCCCAGGACCCCTAGAGGAGTTGCCTGCGGAGTCATCGGGGGACAGACCTGCTCAGAGCCCAGTTGGGTCTGCTCTGGAAAGCTCCCAGCAGGATACAGCCGTGGAGCCGAGCAAGGCCAGGCAGAGCTCgcaggcagagctggcagcGGAGGTCCAGACCTTTCTCCAG ATGCATGGGCCAAGGCTGAAAAGGCTGCTGCAGGTGGAGTCCAGT CACTCCGAGCTGAGCATCCCGCCCGAGCTGCGTATCCTGAACGACTGCTCTCCTGGCCAG CTTGAGGGGCTGTGctcctttctgcagctttccACTTGCCCAGAGCATCTCCTGGTACGTTTCTGCACGTGGCTGCTGGCTCTCACCCCTGATCTCAGCTACACCAGCGCAGCCAtcctggcagagcagctcttccTCGCACGA GTCCTGGCGCTCACCCAGCCGCCTTCCCGCCACCTCATGGCTGCCCTGGCTTCGTTCTGCTCCAAGTACGCGCAGCCCTTCTGCCGAGTCGTGGTGGCTCCGATCCTGCAGGGACCCAGAGAAG GCCCTGAGCAGACCAAGCTGGTGTGTGAGCTTGTGGAGGAGTGCCTGGAGCCGGAGTATGTGCGACTGGTGCTGAG GAGGTGCTGCCCTCTGAACTCTTCGATCTCCTGGTCCTTACTCTGTGCCAGCATGCCCCAGCCTTTGCCACATCGCTGA
- the LOC134150749 gene encoding probable E3 ubiquitin-protein ligase makorin-1, producing the protein MEPGSLAASGAPRAQGGRPRPLCRNFARGSCRWGQSCRFAHDRKSAQICRYFQSGFCSYGERCSYQHIQEEPPGSQQGPEPTGPPGHQGSERVRLRQGPARSRGGARRRSAPAEPSMTQLTFRFPSMQFEENEEEEEDKENIPAPDNTPGQAVDGELVPAHAQGASSSKPGGLGLQLAPSGAGEAAAETATWAQHAEAAAELGDAARRARSEAMVCGICMDRVYEKALPEERLFGILPNCGHAYCLGCIRKWRRSRDFQTAVVKACPECRVTSSYYIPHKYWVSEADEKEKLIKTFKARTGKIRCKFFVRSHGHCPFKSDCIYLHEFPAGWASRHRRRRRLRIPVEPDPVLLESSDEEDEELYILEWALTLALMETGQYSIYGPESIFTDFSDSD; encoded by the exons ATGGAGCCCGGGTCGCTGGCGGCATCGGGGGCGCCGAGGGCCCAGGGGGGCCGCCCGAGACCCCTGTGCAG GAATTTTGCCCGCGGATCCTGCCGATGGGGCCAGAGCTGCCGTTTTGCCCACGACAGGAAGTCGGCCCAGATCTGTAGGTACTTCCAGAGCGGGTTTTGCAGCTATGGAGAGCGCTGCAG CTACCAGCACATCCAAGAGGAGCCGCCGGGGAGCCAACAGGGCCCTGAGCCCACCGGGCCCCCTGGCCACCAAGGCTCAGAGCGTGTCCGCCTGCGCCAGGGGCCGGCCCGGAGCCGGGGGGGAGCCAGGCGTCGCTCAGCCCCAGCTGAACCCAGCATGACGCAGCTGACCTTCAGGTTCCCAAGCATGCAGTTTGAggaaaatgaggaggaggaggaggacaaggAGAACATCCCAGCACCTGATAATACCCCTGGTCAGGCTGTCGATGGAGAACTTGTCCCTGCACACGCTCAGGGTGCCTCAA GCTCCAAACCAGGAGGGCTGGGACTGCAGCTGGCTCCCTCTGGTGCAGGAGAGGCAGCGGCGGAGACAGCGACGTGGGCTCAACATGCAGAG GCAGCTGCGGAGCTGGGCGATGCGGCGCGGAGGGCACGGAGCGAGGCCATGGTGTGCGGCATCTGCATGGACCGGGTGTACGAGAAGGCACTGCCGGAGGAGCGGCTCTTCGGCATCCTCCCCAACTGCGGCCACGCGTACTGCCTGGGCTGCATCCGCAAGTGGCGCCGCAGCCGGGACTTCCAGACTGCGGTCGTCAA GGCCTGCCCGGAGTGCCGTGTCACGTCCAGCTACTACATCCCCCACAAATACTGGGTCTCGGAGGCGGATGAGAAGGAGAAGCTGATCAAAACCTTCAAGGCCCGGACAGG GAAAATAAGGTGCAAATTTTTTGTCCGGAGCCACGGCCACTGCCCGTTTAAGTCAGACTGCATCTACCTGCACGAGTTCCCGGCTGGCTGGGCTTCTCGGcacaggcggcggcggcggctgagGATCCCAGTT GAGCCTGACCCTGTTCTCTTGGAGAGCTCGGACGAGGAGGATGAGGAGCTCTACATCCTCGAGTGGGCTCTTACCTTGGCCCTGATGGAGACCGGCCAGTACTCGATTTACGGTCCGGAGAGCATCTTCACGGACTTTAGCGACTCCGACTAG